A region of Allocoleopsis franciscana PCC 7113 DNA encodes the following proteins:
- a CDS encoding DUF5985 family protein, with protein sequence MAWIVYMLCAVIAFTCCVLLLRGYRKSKARLLLWSGLCFAMFTLDNVILFIDKVIIPSIDLSPWRTSVPLIGIIFLLYGLVWEAK encoded by the coding sequence ATGGCATGGATTGTTTATATGCTGTGTGCCGTCATTGCTTTTACTTGTTGCGTTTTACTTCTACGAGGTTATCGGAAAAGTAAAGCTCGATTACTGTTGTGGAGCGGACTATGTTTTGCCATGTTTACGCTAGATAATGTGATTCTTTTTATTGACAAAGTGATTATTCCTTCAATTGATCTATCACCTTGGCGGACTTCAGTCCCATTAATTGGTATAATTTTTCTTTTATATGGATTGGTGTGGGAAGCAAAGTAA
- a CDS encoding DUF2254 domain-containing protein yields the protein MKKVKLQRLWDSLHSSYWFVPTLMAAVAVALAFTMLTLDRMGKIGPLEKWGWIYTGGPDGARAVLSAVVGSMVSVTATSFSIAIVALQLASSNFGPRLLRNFMQDTGNQIVLGTFISTFIYGLLVLRTVRGEDYDIFVPEISITVGILLALISIGVLIYFIDHASTIIQASHIISEVSTDLHRAIERLFPEKIGHSVSQAKHQVGDIPASFDSEACLIQATGRGYLQAINEEELMKLACKHDLLLYVKPRPGKFVIQGTDLVRVLPEERVDRKLAEQIEKAFILGKERTEQQDIEFPIDQLVEIALRALSPGINDPFTAIRCIDRLSAGLSRLAQRDFPSPYRYDEDDHLRVIANPVTFPQLTNTAFNQIRRYGKRDVAVTIRLLEAIARIAPYTSNKKDQAALLRHAQMIERGSREEVAEECDRACVEERYWAVVKALERSEVKSQKSKVKSDGEY from the coding sequence ATGAAAAAAGTCAAGCTGCAAAGATTGTGGGATTCACTCCACTCTAGCTACTGGTTCGTACCCACACTAATGGCAGCCGTAGCGGTTGCGTTGGCGTTTACGATGCTGACGCTGGACCGAATGGGCAAGATTGGGCCGCTAGAGAAGTGGGGCTGGATTTACACGGGTGGCCCAGACGGGGCGCGAGCGGTGCTTTCAGCCGTTGTGGGTTCGATGGTGAGTGTTACCGCTACATCCTTCTCAATTGCGATCGTTGCACTCCAGCTTGCCTCTTCAAATTTTGGTCCGCGACTGCTGCGTAATTTTATGCAGGATACCGGCAATCAAATCGTCCTTGGCACCTTTATTTCCACCTTCATCTACGGCTTGCTTGTCTTGCGGACTGTCCGGGGAGAGGACTACGACATATTTGTGCCGGAGATCTCGATTACGGTGGGTATCTTGCTGGCGCTGATTAGTATCGGCGTACTGATTTACTTTATCGATCACGCATCCACTATCATTCAGGCATCGCACATCATTTCTGAAGTGAGTACCGATTTACACCGTGCGATCGAGCGGCTGTTTCCAGAAAAAATTGGGCATAGCGTGTCCCAAGCCAAGCATCAGGTGGGAGACATCCCAGCGTCGTTTGACTCGGAAGCTTGCCTCATTCAAGCAACTGGCAGGGGTTATCTTCAAGCCATTAATGAAGAAGAATTGATGAAGCTTGCCTGCAAGCACGATCTCTTGTTATACGTCAAGCCTCGACCCGGAAAGTTTGTGATACAGGGCACCGATTTGGTCAGGGTGTTGCCTGAAGAACGGGTCGATCGGAAACTCGCCGAGCAGATCGAAAAGGCTTTTATTCTAGGCAAGGAACGGACTGAGCAGCAGGATATTGAGTTTCCGATCGATCAGTTGGTGGAAATTGCTCTGCGTGCCCTCTCTCCTGGAATAAACGACCCGTTCACCGCAATTCGGTGTATTGACCGACTCAGTGCCGGACTATCCCGCCTCGCTCAAAGGGATTTCCCCTCTCCCTACCGCTACGATGAGGACGACCATCTGCGCGTGATTGCCAACCCAGTCACGTTCCCCCAACTCACTAACACAGCCTTTAACCAGATTCGACGGTATGGGAAAAGAGACGTGGCGGTAACGATTCGTTTGCTAGAAGCGATCGCACGCATTGCTCCTTACACCAGCAACAAGAAAGATCAAGCCGCGTTGCTACGTCATGCCCAGATGATCGAGCGAGGTAGCCGTGAGGAAGTGGCGGAGGAGTGTGATCGCGCTTGTGTTGAGGAGCGATACTGGGCAGTCGTTAAAGCCTTAGAGCGTTCAGAAGTCAAAAGTCAAAAGTCAAAAGTCAAAAGTGATGGTGAGTACTAA
- a CDS encoding mechanosensitive ion channel family protein — MEILNLINSQIDTVKPVLLRLGIFGLFLLLSWIVGRYTPSILRLLIRRFFPHKVTAIYENLIDPISHLLKIAGTLILISVSLNWLKPYPGIYSFLSFFIDLAVTISVAWLVSRFFRQFVRVYGINLVRKLGREVDELLLVFETLANVVIGFIAVLSFAQGRFDLVGLMAGLGIGGLAIAFAAQKTLEQLLGTVVLYLDRPFVPGEYIRLPHSQQLPEGLFGRVESIGLRSTKIRTAAKSTLFIVPNSTLANLEIENITRGKKVMVLLYLDFARSLEEREHALVQQVINDSTNSVFGIDPGSTNITLTLDEELGTTRARVTFFILGSSESSIQLRKRLLELANSKISKKLLAYKINFTMQEPMIYVESPVTI; from the coding sequence ATGGAGATACTGAACCTAATAAATAGTCAAATAGATACCGTTAAGCCAGTTTTGTTAAGATTAGGGATATTCGGTTTATTTCTCCTCCTCTCTTGGATCGTTGGACGCTATACCCCCTCAATTCTCAGACTGCTGATTCGGCGTTTTTTCCCCCACAAAGTAACGGCAATTTATGAAAATCTCATAGATCCGATTAGTCATTTGCTCAAGATTGCTGGAACGTTAATTCTCATTTCTGTCTCATTGAACTGGCTCAAGCCTTATCCGGGAATATACAGCTTTCTCAGTTTTTTCATCGATTTGGCAGTAACGATTAGCGTTGCTTGGTTAGTTTCTCGATTCTTTCGGCAGTTTGTTCGGGTCTATGGAATTAATTTAGTCCGCAAGTTGGGTCGAGAAGTTGATGAACTTTTGCTGGTTTTTGAGACATTAGCTAATGTGGTGATTGGATTTATTGCTGTCTTGTCGTTTGCTCAGGGGCGATTCGATTTAGTGGGTTTAATGGCTGGTTTAGGCATTGGGGGATTAGCAATAGCGTTTGCGGCTCAAAAAACCCTAGAACAGCTTTTAGGAACGGTTGTATTGTATTTAGATCGCCCTTTTGTTCCAGGAGAATATATTCGTTTACCCCATTCCCAACAATTACCAGAGGGGCTGTTTGGACGAGTAGAATCGATTGGTTTGCGCTCCACAAAGATTCGCACGGCAGCTAAAAGTACGCTATTTATTGTTCCCAATTCTACCTTGGCAAATTTGGAAATTGAGAATATTACCAGGGGGAAGAAGGTGATGGTTTTGCTGTATTTGGATTTTGCGCGATCGCTCGAAGAACGGGAACACGCCTTAGTGCAACAAGTCATTAACGATTCTACCAATTCTGTATTTGGAATTGACCCAGGAAGTACAAATATTACCCTGACCCTTGATGAGGAATTAGGAACCACTCGTGCTAGAGTAACATTCTTTATTTTGGGTTCAAGTGAAAGTTCGATTCAGCTAAGAAAGCGGCTTCTGGAACTAGCCAATAGTAAAATATCTAAAAAGTTACTGGCTTATAAAATTAATTTTACGATGCAAGAACCGATGATTTATGTTGAGTCACCTGTCACTATTTAG
- a CDS encoding mechanosensitive ion channel family protein, with product MNSEPVSTAWGKIQAMTNSLILLLPNLVLALIVFAVFWFAARAFKSLVRRLTRRHRQARNLGLVLGRLSQGVVILVGLFVALSIVIPSFKVGDLVQLLGISGVAFGFAFRDILQNFLAGILILLTEPFQIDDQIVFKSFEGTVEDIQTRATTIRTYDGRRVVIPNAELFTNSVTVNTAWDNRRLQYDVGIGYGDDIDRAKQLIMEAVANLEVVLREPAPDVLVMELAESTVNIRVRWWISPPRRADALDTRDQVLAAIKNKLTANGIDLPFPTQQILFHDQTEETDGNRSRQREGWPAGNKAVPNSRSISGSLRQLVEMRTQRDGNGNG from the coding sequence ATGAATTCTGAACCAGTATCAACGGCGTGGGGGAAAATACAGGCGATGACCAACAGCCTGATTCTCCTACTGCCAAATTTGGTACTCGCCTTAATCGTCTTTGCCGTCTTTTGGTTTGCGGCTAGAGCATTCAAGTCCCTAGTCAGACGCCTGACCCGCAGGCATCGACAGGCGAGGAATCTGGGACTGGTACTCGGACGTTTGTCGCAAGGCGTTGTTATTTTAGTCGGTTTATTTGTTGCCTTATCCATTGTCATCCCGTCATTCAAGGTAGGGGATTTAGTTCAACTGTTGGGCATTAGTGGTGTAGCTTTTGGCTTCGCCTTTCGGGACATTCTCCAAAACTTTCTAGCGGGTATCTTAATTCTCTTAACCGAACCGTTCCAGATAGATGACCAAATTGTTTTCAAAAGCTTTGAGGGAACGGTTGAAGATATTCAGACTCGTGCCACAACCATTAGGACATACGATGGTCGTCGTGTTGTGATCCCGAATGCTGAGTTATTTACAAACTCGGTAACCGTTAACACCGCTTGGGACAACCGCCGACTACAGTATGACGTTGGCATCGGTTATGGCGATGACATTGACCGTGCCAAGCAACTCATTATGGAAGCGGTTGCCAATTTAGAGGTGGTTTTGAGGGAGCCTGCCCCAGATGTGTTGGTGATGGAGTTGGCTGAAAGTACAGTGAACATTCGCGTGCGCTGGTGGATTAGTCCGCCGCGACGTGCTGATGCTCTCGATACACGGGATCAGGTTCTCGCTGCTATCAAGAACAAGCTGACTGCTAACGGCATTGATTTGCCCTTCCCGACGCAGCAAATCTTGTTCCACGACCAAACCGAAGAGACAGATGGTAACCGTTCGCGTCAGCGTGAAGGATGGCCTGCTGGGAACAAGGCAGTACCGAACTCACGCAGCATCAGCGGTTCATTGAGACAACTGGTTGAGATGCGGACGCAAAGAGATGGGAACGGGAACGGATGA
- a CDS encoding DUF3611 family protein, which translates to MQSTVETHRVHPNLDRIGNRLRLVGWASWWIQLGFGAVSVLMLLFAISGRSFSRSIAPAPGVPVTGYTQATTPGLGFSVFWAVCGILVLLFTIYLAFRLTRLAKRLRNPNPELHPKKAEVMQLLRIAIIAGFVGMLLTILGSGAGLGVLLSKSIAQPQGVAIYDPNRVIRSLDIFVAMAGMNGIVAHYVGTVASGGLFIWLHPQL; encoded by the coding sequence ATGCAAAGTACAGTGGAGACACACAGGGTTCATCCCAACTTAGACCGAATAGGCAACAGGTTACGTTTGGTTGGTTGGGCTAGTTGGTGGATACAGCTAGGGTTCGGGGCTGTTTCTGTTCTGATGTTGTTATTTGCTATCTCTGGACGTAGCTTTAGCCGATCTATCGCGCCTGCACCTGGAGTCCCAGTAACGGGTTACACCCAAGCAACAACGCCTGGACTTGGATTTAGTGTCTTTTGGGCAGTTTGTGGAATTTTGGTGTTGCTGTTTACTATTTATCTGGCTTTTCGTTTAACTCGCTTGGCAAAACGACTTCGCAATCCTAATCCAGAGTTACACCCCAAAAAAGCAGAGGTGATGCAGTTGTTGCGGATTGCTATAATTGCTGGTTTTGTGGGAATGCTGTTAACTATTTTAGGGAGTGGAGCAGGTTTGGGAGTACTACTATCAAAATCAATTGCTCAACCTCAAGGGGTAGCAATTTATGACCCAAATCGCGTCATTCGTTCTTTAGATATCTTCGTTGCCATGGCAGGTATGAACGGGATTGTTGCTCACTATGTCGGCACAGTGGCTTCTGGGGGACTGTTTATCTGGCTACATCCTCAGTTGTAA
- a CDS encoding CHASE3 domain-containing protein produces the protein MKWSLEGKLNAVGLSLALLLMGFVNFVSYRNATQLTESAEKLEHTHKVVNNLINVFATLTDAESGRRGYVLYGSEPELERYHRAIQSIEPKLTQLRQRLANSPSQQQRLSILESLIAQRLALFEQSINLYQQGK, from the coding sequence ATGAAATGGTCACTCGAAGGAAAATTGAATGCAGTCGGGTTGAGTCTGGCATTACTACTGATGGGTTTTGTCAACTTCGTTTCCTACCGCAATGCAACTCAATTAACGGAGAGCGCCGAGAAGTTAGAACATACCCATAAAGTAGTCAATAACCTGATCAATGTCTTCGCAACATTAACCGATGCTGAATCCGGACGACGGGGTTACGTTCTATATGGAAGTGAGCCAGAGCTAGAGCGTTATCACAGAGCGATTCAAAGTATTGAACCCAAACTCACTCAACTGCGGCAACGGCTTGCCAATAGCCCTAGCCAACAACAACGACTCTCAATTCTCGAATCTCTAATTGCTCAAAGATTAGCTCTATTCGAGCAATCTATTAACCTTTACCAACAAGGAAAATAA
- a CDS encoding SH3 domain-containing protein, translating to MAVRNGVYVRQSPSINSAVVGVVPNNRNVTIENKGANGWVPISDPLQGYVSAAYLEYDT from the coding sequence GTGGCAGTCAGGAATGGGGTTTATGTCCGGCAATCGCCATCGATTAACAGTGCTGTTGTCGGAGTTGTACCTAATAATAGAAATGTCACGATTGAGAACAAAGGCGCAAATGGCTGGGTACCCATTTCAGATCCTTTGCAAGGTTATGTATCTGCGGCTTATCTCGAATATGATACTTGA
- a CDS encoding DUF5985 family protein, producing the protein MTSFIMGTIAMGCAVAGLFFLRFWKETKDRLFISFTLAFFMLAINRTLLGFTPYANETTPDLYLLRLSAFLLILFGILDKNLHKGRSL; encoded by the coding sequence ATGACAAGCTTTATCATGGGAACAATTGCGATGGGATGTGCAGTAGCAGGATTGTTTTTCCTGCGTTTCTGGAAGGAGACAAAAGACCGTTTATTTATTAGCTTTACCTTAGCCTTTTTCATGTTGGCAATTAATAGAACTTTACTAGGCTTTACTCCCTATGCTAATGAAACAACTCCTGACTTATACTTATTGCGCTTATCCGCTTTTCTCCTCATCTTGTTTGGCATTCTAGATAAAAACTTGCACAAGGGGCGATCGCTATAA
- a CDS encoding BlaI/MecI/CopY family transcriptional regulator produces MEKFSEEIQRFIIHNVKTIDCLKILLFFKENSNEKWTIYNIGKKLYLHHTTVKEILKFLNKRGFLKIERQDKEHFYSYNPKNDDVDNMIEQLAQLDRYYPVSLINFIYSLSKNPIQSFADAFKLKSEEEE; encoded by the coding sequence ATGGAAAAATTTTCCGAAGAAATTCAACGGTTTATTATTCATAATGTTAAAACAATAGATTGTTTGAAAATCTTGCTGTTTTTTAAAGAAAATAGTAATGAGAAATGGACAATTTACAATATAGGCAAGAAACTTTATTTACACCATACAACTGTGAAAGAAATCCTAAAGTTTTTAAATAAACGTGGATTTTTAAAAATTGAACGTCAAGATAAAGAGCATTTTTATAGCTACAATCCAAAAAATGATGATGTAGATAACATGATTGAGCAATTAGCTCAGCTTGATCGATACTATCCTGTTAGTCTGATTAATTTTATCTATTCTTTATCTAAGAATCCGATTCAATCATTTGCAGATGCTTTTAAGTTGAAAAGTGAGGAAGAAGAATAA
- a CDS encoding DUF389 domain-containing protein yields MRQLLVQVPRGCGKNVLDIAKACDGQNLVHFEATGREKPLDVVIVHVPNQKVEKLLGELESLPELHVTLIPRGVIALEPPASEAPQQVKNVQPRSPIEIFLAGLQSVGSWKGFLGYAVAGGIVVWSGLFTNTSYLLVAAMLIAPFAGPAMNTAIATARGDAHLLQRTLLRYFAALAVTILVAWALSLILQQEVVTASMSSTSNVSSVAVLLPLIAGAAGALNLVQSERSSLVSGAAVGMLVAASLAPPAGVVGMASAMGRWDMAVNGLFVLLLQLVGINLSASIVFRMYGLSARGARYDRGKKSVFPAALAVTILALGGLLTWQFSSSPELQRSSRSQRANAEIQKVVNSSNLAQLVEADVRFPSPNIKGQNTLLGTVYVQRKAGVTEPDQQIRDRLTKDIQTHLLQQGFNVTPLVDVSVLEAPNIP; encoded by the coding sequence ATGCGCCAACTACTGGTTCAAGTTCCACGGGGATGTGGGAAAAATGTCCTTGATATCGCCAAAGCTTGTGACGGGCAGAATCTCGTCCACTTTGAAGCGACTGGCAGAGAAAAACCCCTGGATGTGGTAATCGTTCACGTCCCCAACCAGAAAGTTGAAAAACTTCTGGGAGAGTTAGAATCGCTTCCGGAACTCCACGTTACATTAATTCCGCGTGGAGTCATCGCTCTAGAGCCACCAGCGTCTGAGGCACCCCAGCAGGTCAAAAACGTGCAGCCTCGCAGCCCCATCGAGATATTCCTCGCTGGTTTGCAAAGTGTCGGTTCGTGGAAAGGCTTTTTAGGATATGCAGTGGCTGGGGGGATCGTGGTTTGGAGCGGCTTGTTCACGAATACCAGCTATCTTTTGGTCGCGGCTATGCTGATTGCACCGTTTGCCGGACCTGCCATGAACACAGCGATCGCAACAGCGCGGGGCGACGCACACTTGCTCCAACGTACTCTCTTACGATACTTCGCAGCCCTTGCAGTGACAATCCTAGTGGCATGGGCGCTCTCGCTTATCTTACAGCAAGAAGTTGTAACCGCCTCCATGAGTTCCACGAGTAACGTGTCGTCGGTGGCAGTGCTGCTTCCCCTCATTGCCGGAGCAGCAGGCGCTTTGAACCTCGTGCAATCGGAAAGAAGTAGCCTGGTGTCGGGTGCCGCCGTGGGGATGCTAGTTGCCGCTTCGCTGGCACCGCCTGCGGGAGTGGTGGGCATGGCAAGTGCAATGGGTCGATGGGACATGGCTGTGAACGGCTTGTTCGTGCTGTTGCTGCAACTGGTCGGCATCAATTTGTCTGCTTCTATTGTGTTCCGTATGTACGGTCTATCTGCGCGTGGAGCGCGTTACGATCGCGGAAAAAAATCGGTTTTTCCCGCCGCCCTTGCCGTCACGATCTTGGCGCTGGGAGGCTTACTGACTTGGCAGTTTTCTAGCTCTCCAGAACTTCAGCGTAGCAGCCGTTCGCAACGAGCCAATGCTGAAATCCAGAAGGTGGTGAACAGTAGTAATCTCGCACAACTGGTAGAAGCTGATGTTCGTTTTCCCAGCCCTAATATTAAAGGTCAGAACACGCTGCTGGGTACTGTTTACGTCCAGCGCAAAGCAGGTGTTACCGAGCCAGATCAACAAATCCGCGATCGCTTAACCAAGGATATTCAAACTCACTTACTCCAACAAGGTTTTAACGTCACACCTTTAGTTGATGTCAGCGTCCTTGAGGCACCCAATATCCCATGA
- a CDS encoding mechanosensitive ion channel family protein, which produces MPEPMDFFLIFLIEGLNIQTGEVPLPLFGLAGILMLIGGFQVLQLLNWASERLISPQVKEVYQKVVEPYRGLLGIVVALATVELIILLIPALRNYPLIEVPVSLSLTICISWFSSRLFRQFFDVYLLDVAFKRGRKLNSEFFVLAKVLANFIILLIAVIVFSETHKINIFGLLASLGIGGLAVAFAAQKILEQLLGGIVLYIDRPFVVDDYIGLPDGVFGKVESIGLRSTKIRTSGKGTLVIVPNSSLTQVNIENFTGAKKVMAILNLNFPQNIPNEERALIQQVIMKSTDDIFGIDTRSTSVNFQDFADSELKKTQAQITFFILGSGNVSMELRRQLLDIASHKLTNQLKDYGITFIIEEPTVYVDAPITI; this is translated from the coding sequence ATGCCTGAACCAATGGATTTTTTCCTTATTTTCTTAATAGAGGGATTGAACATCCAGACAGGAGAAGTCCCTCTACCGCTTTTTGGATTAGCTGGGATACTAATGTTAATAGGTGGCTTTCAAGTGCTACAACTACTGAATTGGGCAAGCGAACGTTTGATATCTCCACAGGTCAAAGAAGTCTATCAAAAGGTGGTTGAGCCTTACCGGGGGTTGCTGGGAATCGTCGTCGCTTTGGCTACGGTCGAACTGATTATTCTCCTCATCCCCGCCCTTAGAAATTATCCATTAATTGAAGTACCAGTTAGTTTATCTTTAACAATTTGTATTAGCTGGTTTAGTTCCCGTCTCTTCCGACAGTTTTTTGATGTTTACCTCTTAGATGTTGCTTTTAAGAGGGGTCGTAAACTTAATAGTGAGTTTTTTGTTTTAGCTAAAGTCCTAGCTAATTTTATAATTTTATTAATAGCGGTTATTGTCTTTTCCGAAACCCATAAAATTAATATTTTCGGTTTATTAGCTAGCTTGGGAATTGGTGGACTAGCTGTAGCTTTTGCCGCTCAAAAAATTTTGGAGCAATTATTAGGAGGAATTGTCCTTTATATTGATCGCCCTTTTGTTGTTGATGACTATATCGGCTTACCGGATGGAGTTTTTGGCAAAGTTGAATCGATTGGCTTGCGTTCTACAAAAATTCGCACCTCTGGTAAAGGTACGCTGGTGATTGTGCCGAACAGTTCTCTAACACAGGTGAATATTGAGAACTTTACAGGTGCTAAAAAAGTCATGGCTATACTTAACTTAAATTTTCCTCAAAATATTCCGAATGAAGAACGTGCCTTGATTCAACAGGTGATTATGAAAAGCACTGATGATATTTTTGGTATAGACACCCGCAGCACTAGTGTAAATTTTCAAGACTTTGCTGATTCTGAATTAAAGAAAACGCAAGCACAAATTACCTTCTTTATTCTCGGTTCCGGTAACGTTTCGATGGAGTTACGCCGTCAGCTTTTGGATATTGCTAGTCATAAATTGACGAATCAGTTGAAAGACTATGGAATTACTTTTATTATTGAAGAACCCACTGTTTATGTGGATGCACCAATTACTATTTGA
- a CDS encoding DUF389 domain-containing protein — protein MLQPNASQKELKNLHESLTVDAELSQNYVVLIVSSCLIASFGLISNSAAVIIGAMIIAPLMLPLRSLAFSALEGDLHLFRQSLISVGVGTGVSIFLAGLLGSLVAIPEFGSEVLSRTQPNLVDLGIAVAAGGISGYAKVRPKISDALAGTAIAVALMPPICVVGLSLSQGIWQFSWGAFLLYLTNLLGITLACMLVFITMGYAKISHALGWILGLTGILLLPLGASFFQLVKQSQLQATLRKNLVNRTITIGQQVRLSKTEVNWTKNPPEVYLNVQADKPITPKQVRLVEEFLEKEMKQRFTIIVRSSRVHEVRGSDSLERETSLQK, from the coding sequence ATGCTCCAACCCAACGCCTCTCAGAAAGAACTCAAAAACCTACACGAGTCTTTGACAGTTGATGCTGAACTCAGTCAGAACTATGTAGTTCTGATTGTTAGTTCTTGTCTGATTGCCAGCTTTGGACTCATCAGTAACAGTGCAGCCGTAATTATTGGGGCAATGATTATTGCTCCCTTGATGTTACCATTGCGATCGCTAGCATTTAGCGCTTTGGAGGGAGACTTGCATTTGTTCCGCCAAAGCCTAATTTCAGTAGGAGTTGGCACTGGAGTATCTATTTTCTTGGCTGGATTGTTGGGGAGTTTAGTTGCAATTCCAGAGTTTGGTTCGGAAGTCCTCTCACGCACTCAACCGAATTTAGTGGACTTAGGAATTGCTGTCGCGGCTGGGGGTATTAGCGGTTATGCTAAAGTTCGACCAAAAATTAGTGATGCATTAGCGGGAACTGCGATCGCGGTGGCTTTAATGCCGCCAATTTGTGTAGTAGGTTTATCCTTATCTCAGGGAATTTGGCAATTTAGCTGGGGAGCGTTTTTACTATACCTGACTAACCTCTTAGGGATTACCCTTGCTTGTATGCTCGTTTTCATCACGATGGGCTATGCCAAGATAAGCCATGCTTTAGGATGGATTTTGGGTTTAACTGGTATTTTACTTTTGCCTTTGGGAGCAAGTTTTTTCCAGTTGGTGAAACAATCCCAGCTACAAGCGACGTTGAGAAAAAATCTGGTCAACCGCACTATCACAATAGGACAACAGGTACGGCTAAGTAAAACTGAGGTCAATTGGACCAAAAATCCTCCAGAAGTTTACTTAAATGTTCAGGCAGATAAACCCATCACTCCTAAGCAAGTGCGATTGGTAGAAGAATTTCTTGAAAAAGAAATGAAGCAGCGGTTTACAATCATCGTTCGCTCTAGTCGAGTTCATGAAGTACGAGGTTCTGATTCACTTGAACGGGAAACATCATTACAAAAATGA